Genomic segment of Arachis hypogaea cultivar Tifrunner chromosome 11, arahy.Tifrunner.gnm2.J5K5, whole genome shotgun sequence:
TTTAACTGCAGCGCCACGTGTACACAAATAAAACGATAACGAAAACAGAATCGGCCCAAACCCAACCCAAAAACCTTGCCCCCAAATTGGTGACGTGTACACGTAACCGTAGCCTCCATATATAAACCCCCTTCTTCTCTTTCGTTCTCATCCATTTCCTCTCCACTTTCCACCGATTTCAGACACACACACTCTCACTTACTCTCTCCGATTATCTCTGCTCTTACTCCATATCCGCTTCGGCTTTCTACTCAAAATCTCGTTTCGTTGGATCTTATCGTTTCGCGGTTTTTTCTCTTTTACTATCACCGCCGCCGGAGAGTTTTCCGATTGGAGAATCCGGTTGGTTTTCTTCCTGTGTTGGCTCGAGATCCGGGCCAAGCACAGAAGAGTACCGGTTCTCGATTCGCCATTTCTGTGAGTAGTTTCCTCTTCGGGGAGATTTGTTTTTATTAAgattttgagggttttatcaGTGAAATGGCATCTGGCGAGGGGTTTCTTACGGATGGACAGAGGGAGATTCTCAAGATCGCTAGTCAGAACGCAGAAAATCTGTCGTCGTCGCCGAAATCGCCGTCGTCGCTGCTTTCATCTGAGCATCATCATGTTAAGGCTCCTGCTGGCGGCGGAAAGGCTCAAACCGCTGGGATTGCTGTGAGACACGTTCGTCGGTCTCACTCCGGGAAGTTAGTGAGAGTGAAGAAAGGTGTGCACCGTCTTCATCAgatattttgtaattattatttttaatttaagaattgtaTGCTCTATGTGTATATACTGCAAGCTGTGCATTATTTCTTTGTTTATCATCTATTTTGTGATTAGCGAACTACACAATTTTCTACTATTAGACTGTTTGATTAGTATCTTGAGGAACTGTTGGAAGAAATATATCTGAGAGGGTATTTATGGTACACCATAACTTATTGGTGAACAGATTAGGGTTATTAActgtaaattagtttttaattgttGCTTATTGAAAGCAGATTATTGTTTGATTTGTTCTGTGGTGACTTTTAAAATTCGTCGGCTAGTTCTAGCTGTGAAATTTGTGGAATTTTTTTTGGCTTTATGTTTGTATTGCTTTAAGTTATTATGATCCAGTTGTTGACTTGTTGTGTATTAGCAATCATAATCCGTATGAATCTGATAGACAAAGATGTTATTCTGACTAGTTAATTCTTTCGATGCGTACATGGTGAGTGAAGGTTTACGCATTTTGGGATTGATGTGTCGGTCATTTTACTTTCTATAGTGGAAAAGTATTCTGGTGCATAATAAATGTTAACCATTAATGCAATGTTGTCTGGAAGCAAAAATGCTATTCCTATGCTAAAAGCAGCCACCAAAATCGGctaccaatatatttgtgtataaatacatatgtaatttaatttattttcaatgcgTATTTGTATTCCAACATTTGTTTTATACTCTTGGCTGACTTTGGTGGtggattttagtgtacacgtagcatagttggtttattaattatatttaaccaGAAGCATCATGTTGACTTACTCAACTGCCTGATCTGATCATCTTTTTACTTCATAGATTGTAGAAACCTGATTTGGTTGCACCccgtgaattatatatatatatatatatacttctacTGTCAAGTGCTTCAGCCTGATAGCTTAGTTTTATATGTTGGCTTGACAGTCATGACGATGTTAATTAGTGGTGTGGATCTTCCCGTGCTTGCGGTATAACATGAATGGTAGAATTGATTGTAATTTGTAGTTATCTTTCTTTAGTTATTTGATGTTCTTCATCCTGTTGATGCAGATGGTGCTGGTGGTAAGGGTACCTGGGGGAAATTGCTTGATACTGAAGGTGAAGCTCACCTAGATCGCAATGATCCAAATTATGACAGTGGCGAGGTAAACTACCTTTCTAGTTTTTGTTGGTAGTTCCTAATATAATTTATTGTGTgataatatcatcaacatagaGACTTTTTTACGAGATCTTATAGCCCTGGTAGTAGGTTGGGGTTTCTTTGTGTTTTCATTTAATTAGTTGTAAACTGTACCTGTTGACCGTTTATTTTTCATTGTATATTTGATTGTGGCAACAAGCACATGATAACATATACCTGGTTTTGCATACTCTTGCTAATTTTAGGAGCCCTATCAGTTAGTTGGATCTACAGTGATGGACCCCTTGGATGATTTCAAGAAAGCCGTGGTATCTATCATAGAGGAATATTTCAGTACTGGGGATGTGGATGTGGCTGCGTCTGACCTCAAAGAACTTGGATCTAGTGAATATTATCCATATTTTATCAAGCGCCTTGTGTCGATGGCCATGGACAGGCATGATAAGGAGAAAGAAATGGCGTCTGTTCTGCTCTCAGCATTGTATGCTGATGTCATCAGCCCTGCACAGATCAGAGATGGATTTTTTATGCTTATTGAATCTGCCGATGATCTTGCTGTGGACATACTGGATGCAGTTGATATCCTTGCTTTATTCCTGGCACGGGCTGTCGTTGATGACATTCTTCCTCCAGCTTTCCTAGCTAGGGCAAGGAAGGCTCTTCCAGAGCCTTCCAAGGGTGCTCTGGTAGTCCAGACTGCTGAGAAGAGTTATCTCTCTGCTCCCCACCATGCGGAACTTGTGGAGAGGCGATGGGGTGGTAGCACTCACATCAccgttgaagaagtgaagaagaagaTTGCCGATTTATTAAGGGAATATGTGGAGAGTGGTGACACATTTGAAGCCTGTAGGTGCATACGTGAGTTGGGGGTTTCATTCTTCCATCATGAGGTTGTGAAGAGGGCTCTAGTACTTGCCATGGAGAACCGTTCAGCAGAACCACTGATGTTGAAGCTACtaaaagaagcagcagaagaaggACTCATTAGTTCCAGTCAAATGGTCAAAGGATTTTCTCGATTGGCAGAAGGCCTAGATGATCTTGCTCTTGATATTCCATCAGCTAAAGCCTTGTTTCTGTCATTGGTTCCCAAGGCAATAtctgaagggtggcttgatgcaTCATTTGTGAATCCTAATGGTGACAACGGAGAAATTCAAGTTGAAGACGAGAAGATGCGGAAGTACAAAAAGGAAGCTGTAACCATAATTCACGAGTATTTTCTGTCTGATGATATTCCTGAACTGATTCGGAGTCTTGAAGATCTTGGTGCACCTGAGTATAATGCAATATTCTTGAAGAAGCTAATAACTCTTGCCATGGACAGAAAGAACAGAGAAAAGGAAATGGCATCTGTACTGCTATCTGCTCTACATATAGAAATTTTCTCGACAGAGGATATAGTTAATGGTTTTGTCATGCTTCTTGAAAGTGCAGAAGATACGGCACTAGATATATTGGATGCTTCAAATGAACTTGCTCTGTTCTTGGCTCGGACTGTGATAGATGATGTATTGGCCCCTCTGAATTTGGAAGAAATTGCCATTAGGTTACCCCCAAAGTGCAGTGGGACCGAGACGGTGCGAATGGCACGCACACTCATAGCAGCTCGTCATGCTGGTGAGAGGCTGTTGAGATGTTGGGGTGGTGGGACCGGATGGGCTGTTGAGGATGCCAAGGACAAGATCATGAAACTCTTGGAGGAGTATGAAAGCGGCGGGGTTGTGAGTGAAGCTTGCCAGTGTATCCGGGACCTTGGAATGCCCTTCTTCAACCATGAGGTAGTTAAGAAAGCTTTGGTCATGGCCATGGAGAAGAAGAATGACAGGATGCTTGATCTGCTGCAGGAGGGATTCAGTGAGGGTTTGATCACCATCAATCAGATGACGAAAGGGTTCACCCGGATCAAGGACAGTCTTGATGATCTGGCTCTGGACATTCCAAATGCAAAGGAGAAGTTTGGGTTCTATGTGCAGCATGCCCAGACCAAGGGTTGGCTTCTACCGTCATTTGATTCCTGTGCCACAGAGGTCTAAAGAGATGGCTTTCAGTCTCATGCATGTTGATGTTCTTTTAGCTCCCGACTGAAATGTGTGGATAAAATCTGGGGATCGTTTTACTTCTAAAAATGTCCCTTTTTATCTGTTCTTTTTTAAACTTACCCTTTTCTTTGAAGCATCAACTCACCGATAGAGATTCTTGTTATCTCCGTCGCGTTGTATAAAGTTGTTCTCATTACATTGACATCTTTTTAGGACGATGTTGCATCAATGAGGTATTTTAGAAGGGCAGGGCATATATTGTACTATTTTTCAGCATCGATTCTCTTTTTCCCGTTATGTTGAATCATTAATTTATGCCATCGTCACTTCTTGTTCTCGGTTCTGAGGTTAACTGGTTATTGAATATGCAGCAAAAGAGCATGAAAAATCACGGCCTTATATTATAGAAGAGTCTGTTGGCCCGAGTAGCATAACACGACGAAAGGTGGCTACCAAGCCTAAATTCAGAGGCCTTTCCTATCTGTTCCTAGAGTGCAGTTTCTTCCATCGTGGTGCTATATCGCTTATACTTCTGGTGTGGAGAAAAATGTTATTGTTGTTCGAAGCTCCATTAGGGGTGTCCGCCTCGGATTCAAATACTATGAGagttaatttggtgtgatttcatcggatcTAGAATCGGATAAGAGTCTTAAAAATAGATTCATGTGCATTTTAAGAGGACTAAAAgaagtatatatattttaaattaattttaatattatgttatattaattataaatttattgttttgtttttgttttttaattacatttgttgaattagaaaatagatcaaagaaacatgaaattagaatttatggataaattcaagtttaaatatgaaattaaaatttatggataaattcaagtttaaatatgaatatcaactttttggtaacaaatatttttttttttataaataagagTATCATAATTTTTTACCATAAAGTTTATCAAGATCTAAACTTCAGTGGTTTAGACTTGGTGTTAGTATAACCTGAAAGTAGTATGATGTTACTGGGTTTATGATCGGTTTAAGGGTCATTATTTTAAGTCGGGTTTGAGTCAAAATGAATTCAGTCTCACTCCATCCATGTACACCTCTACAAATACGTATGTTAAAACttatttttatagtatttatttcgatataatgataaatttatatatatcggTACAACAAAAATGTGGACAAACTAAAACACGACACGTGGATTATAATTTCCATAtcagtatttattttttatttttttaaatatatattgtaatattacttttactaaaacacctttataatttaataaaaataaaaaataatttatatataattatacaaaaagatttaaattttaatattcaactaactttaattttatattttaaaatcttaaataatcttcaaaatatacaaaaactcATCTGATTATTCATCTAcactaaaagaaatttttttcaattttattaatattcttcataaaccctaatctcttataCTCATTCATaccaaaaaatatatctaaaacactaaaaaaaaatgttcttcatCTTGACTCGATTTTCTCACCTCTCTCAAACGTCTCTCACTCTCGATTCTCAGActcaagctctctcttctctcccacTTCCACTACCACTAGCCAACTAGAGTCTCTCTCAGTCTCACTCGAGTCTCGTCTCAGTCACACTCGCCGGCGTCTCGCCTCGTCACCAGGGTCTCAACGTCTCGCGGCCTTCCCTGGGCTCATCGTCGTCGGCGACAGAAGCAACTCGTCGGGTCGTCATGGCTCGTCGTCTTCTGGTTTCGGGTCTTCGCCGTCTTCGAGTCGCTCGTCGCTCGTCGCTTGCGTTTCAGGTATTTCTAGGAATTCTTTGCACAGGAGGCGCGCCACTGGTGAAAAGGTGGTTTGGAGAAAGAAgagaaagtatgttttcactcttttTTCCAATTCTCTGTGTTTTCCTTAATTTTTTTCCGAAGTGCCTTAGTTTCTGTTAGTTCCAAAATCAAATTCCCCTGAATTTTAACGCTCGTCCGAATTTCAACCCAAATCCTCTGTCCAGATTCAATCTTCTGTCCAaatttcacatttattttttagttgttttttatgAAGGTTCTTAGGTTCATTCATTTGTGCCAAGTGATTTCAATTAGTTTATAAGTTTTCATTACTACAAAACTAACTCTTCAGACAAAAAAGCCAAGTTTCTAGTTATTTACAAGTTAGTGATTATACTCCATGTACAGAGTGCACAGACTATATAGAGCAGACCAAAAAATACttaatatactaatttaattactttgaACAAACTAGGGTCCTGAGCTTGGAAATTTTTCATTTGATGTTAACTAACTTAGACTTAATTATTTAAGTCTCATTCTCTGTTCCTGTAtgtgctttctttctttctttttatctgTGCCTATATTGTGAGTTTTAACACTGTATGATAAGATCATAGATTTTTGTGAAGAGTATAAAATAGAGAGAGGCCACTTGATGTATAGTGTAACTCATTGTAGCGAGAAAGCTATGATTCTGATTTCTTCTTTTATTATCAATAACAAATCACAAAACTTAATTCCTTTTTTTCTATAGTTTATTGCTTTTTATCTTTCTGATTCAAGATAGTTCCACTTAGTTTTCTTGCCAAAACTGATAAGCAGCAGCTCCATGACATGCCAGTTGTAacgaattttatttataatacctAGCAAGCTCTTGAGTATTTCTCTAACTTCTTTTATGTTGGATTGTTGGTGTATTGGTTCTTTTAATCAGCATTGTAGAACTTGAAAGTGAGTCTAGCATTTTTCTATCAAATAAAGAGGTACTTATTTATTTGCTACTCTATTAAACTTGAAAGTATCATGTGTAATTTAAACCTATGCTTGCAGATGCATCAATTTCTTGGAGGTGGTATCCTTGACTCTTTAGGATCATTGCCACTTGGACTGCACAATCATATAGAACTCCTTCAAACAAAAGTTCTTATTACAAACACACATCTAATGCTTTCTTGACTTTTTCTTCTAGTTGAGTAGGTTTTGTAAGgcatattttactttaatttcatatAGGCATTTGATTTGTTATAGTTGATGCCTTGATGCTATTAAGGTCAATGATTGATTCAGTTCTTAGCTATTgatttttcaaaaagaatttgccGGGCAAATTTCTTTGTCGAGCTATTGATTCAGTTCTTGGCTATTGATTTTTGTTGGATCTCAACAACAAAAGGTTCAATTCTGACATTGGCGTACATGGCCAAGCAAATTTTCCATCATTTGCAACTCATCGAGATGTTCATCCACCACCACCTATGCATTTGTTTCAAGGTGTTCTTTCCAAGGGCACTATGCTAACTTACAACCAAGTCATGGAAGTTGCAAAAAATTTCAGAAGGTCAATATTCTTAACTCTTTGGTTCTGTTTAGTAACTGTATCAATCTTTTTGAGGAATAAagcaaataattaaacaaatgatCCTCGCATAAGATAAAATTTGTACATTTTCTATCTATCCAAAGGTTTAGAACAATGAAGGACAATTTTTCTTAATTATAGTTTGCGTATCTAACTATACATTTGGTTTCGAAACTTTATAGGATAGTACTGAGGACTCAAACCATCGTTCAGGATCAAATGCATCAGGCAATAAgcctttctataacttcttagAAGTTAAGGATCCAGAGTGGGGGAAGGATGCACCTGGATCACATCACGTGCGACGCGAAGCAGGACGCTACGGCCTTTGATCTTAGCTTGAAGCTTTGATTCTAGCAGGAAATCATGAAGCAGTGACAATGGCTATGATGAGTATGCATTTATAATGGTTTTCTGCTTGAAATCCAACAATGTTAACAAGTTAAGAAAAAGTGAATAGTTTTCTAGTCTTGGTTGAGGCCAAGGTAACTCAGAATTAAAGATAGAAAGGACTTGTTACATTGGAGATAGGGctgcacatggatcggataatatccgcatatccgtgataattatccgcatccgatcTGAATTTTGCGAATATTATCCGATCCGCACTATggtaggatcggattgcggatttggcAGTAATATccgcggatccgatccgcaaatccgcatatccgtacatctcatataaatagcatagtttaagaaagtaaactctaatgtgatatgaattttagtgtgttattttatgaattttatgatatcttgtttttaattttttatgttgtactttaacttagaataattaaacttaaatattgtgttattattttgtttttgttattcaagagaacttttattaatattttagaaataaataggtttaaacaggtgaaaaataaattttctggatatttttttttttttgtaaaaacagtcaaacaaaatcttaaaatagtttttttgaattatgcggatatacgcgatatccgatctgatccgatctgcaagtatgcggatcggatcggatccagcCTGAAAAAATGCAAATATCGTATCCGATCCGATGAGTGCAGTGCGGATCGGTTAGAATTTTAGGCTATATCCGATTCGTCCAATTCGTGTGCAGCCCTAATTGGAGACCATGCCTTTGGATTCAAGGAAACTGGAAATCAAAAATAAGATTTTGGAGACCATGCCTTTGGATTCAAGGAAACTGGaaatcaaaaataagaaaaaatcttGTATGGGGATTTCATTTAACTTATCTTAATTTCGATAGTTAtggtttaattttatttgagACTTTTAATTTGGTTACATTACATGTAATTCTATAATTGCTCTATAGTCTTAgtaatgaaattttaaatttgattacaCTCCAAGTTTTGGTTCCTACAAGGGATTTTGTAGCATGAAAATGAATGACTTTTATTTAAGAATTAAGAGAAATCTTATTTGGGACGAAATCATTTTAGAAATTGTTTACACTTCAAAATTTTCACTAAATTTGTTATTTTCTCAAAACAGGGGGTTTAAGTACTCCTTTATCATTTTCTTTCCTTTGCCCTTCTTCACATTTCAcaaagaataattaaacttacttAGAATGAAATTAAATATGCCTCGTATTTGGTATAATGTTCTCAAAATATATAATTCCAATATGAAATGAAACTAAATGTTTTCGtgtaatatatatgtataatatatatgtGCAAAATGATCGAAATACAATCAGACTATAatgttgaaaaatataaaataatgtatGATGAAGAGTGAAACTTCATCTAATTATTTCTATATATCACTTTAAATGGCACTTTCTAAAAAATGAGCAGGAACCAATCTTCCCTTTCGTTAttctttaatacaatttataAAATCTATAGAGCGT
This window contains:
- the LOC112722192 gene encoding MA3 DOMAIN-CONTAINING TRANSLATION REGULATORY FACTOR 1 — its product is MASGEGFLTDGQREILKIASQNAENLSSSPKSPSSLLSSEHHHVKAPAGGGKAQTAGIAVRHVRRSHSGKLVRVKKDGAGGKGTWGKLLDTEGEAHLDRNDPNYDSGEEPYQLVGSTVMDPLDDFKKAVVSIIEEYFSTGDVDVAASDLKELGSSEYYPYFIKRLVSMAMDRHDKEKEMASVLLSALYADVISPAQIRDGFFMLIESADDLAVDILDAVDILALFLARAVVDDILPPAFLARARKALPEPSKGALVVQTAEKSYLSAPHHAELVERRWGGSTHITVEEVKKKIADLLREYVESGDTFEACRCIRELGVSFFHHEVVKRALVLAMENRSAEPLMLKLLKEAAEEGLISSSQMVKGFSRLAEGLDDLALDIPSAKALFLSLVPKAISEGWLDASFVNPNGDNGEIQVEDEKMRKYKKEAVTIIHEYFLSDDIPELIRSLEDLGAPEYNAIFLKKLITLAMDRKNREKEMASVLLSALHIEIFSTEDIVNGFVMLLESAEDTALDILDASNELALFLARTVIDDVLAPLNLEEIAIRLPPKCSGTETVRMARTLIAARHAGERLLRCWGGGTGWAVEDAKDKIMKLLEEYESGGVVSEACQCIRDLGMPFFNHEVVKKALVMAMEKKNDRMLDLLQEGFSEGLITINQMTKGFTRIKDSLDDLALDIPNAKEKFGFYVQHAQTKGWLLPSFDSCATEV